A region from the Beduinella massiliensis genome encodes:
- a CDS encoding tetratricopeptide repeat protein produces MSIEQKYEVASWERCVIPQDDTIAAATEAVRQNPDDGDAWMRKGHALARLSMMREAEECYAMAVTCDPFNWAYYRHRAHRFLSCWRFQDAAADFVIASRLNPKDWNVFYHLGLSYFLLRDYEKAAAAYRRCYELTEAEQELIAISDWYYMTLMRLGLKDEAQKVLDRITDSMDPGENTAYYARLLMYKGLKKPEELLSANPDEVTDLEIVTMGFGIGNYYLMNGETDKGYAVMERVIKAGDESDCYFAFAYLASKVELSAR; encoded by the coding sequence ATGAGCATCGAGCAAAAGTATGAGGTCGCGAGCTGGGAACGCTGCGTCATCCCGCAGGACGACACGATCGCAGCCGCGACGGAGGCCGTGCGGCAGAACCCCGACGACGGCGACGCATGGATGCGCAAGGGACACGCGCTGGCGCGCCTTTCGATGATGCGCGAGGCGGAGGAGTGCTACGCCATGGCCGTCACCTGCGATCCGTTTAACTGGGCGTATTACCGCCACCGCGCGCATCGCTTCCTCTCCTGCTGGCGCTTTCAGGACGCGGCGGCGGATTTCGTCATCGCGTCGCGCCTGAACCCGAAGGACTGGAACGTATTTTACCACCTGGGACTCTCCTACTTCCTGCTGCGCGATTACGAGAAGGCCGCCGCGGCCTACCGGCGCTGCTACGAGCTGACCGAAGCGGAGCAGGAGCTCATCGCGATCAGCGACTGGTACTACATGACGCTCATGCGCCTGGGGCTAAAGGATGAGGCGCAAAAGGTTCTGGACAGGATTACCGATTCCATGGACCCGGGCGAGAACACCGCGTATTACGCCCGCCTTTTGATGTACAAGGGCCTGAAGAAGCCGGAAGAGCTGCTCAGCGCCAACCCTGACGAGGTGACCGATTTGGAAATCGTCACGATGGGCTTTGGCATCGGCAATTACTACCTGATGAACGGCGAGACCGACAAGGGCTACGCCGTCATGGAGCGCGTCATCAAGGCGGGGGACGAGAGCGACTGTTACTTCGCTTTCGCCTATCTGGCCTCCAAGGTGGAATTGTCCGCCCGCTGA
- a CDS encoding prolyl oligopeptidase family serine peptidase, with translation MERLNLEDFQMYNFLSGVKLQMDGEGMAYLVSSADMEENGYSTDVYFVDHQDSRGSIRLTESGKVKSFAWISRELLAFTEYEKPTDDAPDGRTRVYTANIFGNLREERCAFTGLMTLEGVLAGEKLVLSRVDNIVHEKELEGLSGEAYAARRAMLKEKEEIATVFDEYPFWFNGRGVINKTRKAVYTCGLNGEDLTRVTPFGFRTEYLFAEGNRIVYNGCQVEPVENYLTGAYVYDAANSTTTCVQEEGVCHIYGVTLWNGDAVIVSSKMDHYSVSQCPDLTVIDPASGARTVLCDYAREINVGNPVGSDCRLGGGYDLRASGDWLYFIMGVADASHLYRIDRAGHLEPVLEKDGSVDCFDVAQERICLVAMHDMRLQELYCMKAGEGKAARCTSWNDDFYLSRPPVVPEKLNFVNADGVEIHGFVLKPVGYRSDRKYPAILDIHGGPHLSYGAVYYHEMQYWAYRGYFVIYCNPRGGEGRGNEFGMLSGRFGTIDYDDLIAFCDQALAAYPAMDAARMGVTGGSYGGFMTNWIIGHTGRFAAAVSQRSISNFVSMEGTSDIGTLFAQGQVMATTHTNVEKMWMHSPLKYADKCTTPTLFIHAEQDYRCWMVEALQMYTTLINNGVRTRLCLFHNENHELSRGGRPKGRIRRLSEITDWMDTFLKPADR, from the coding sequence ATGGAGCGATTGAATCTCGAAGACTTTCAAATGTACAATTTCCTCTCCGGCGTCAAGCTGCAAATGGACGGCGAGGGCATGGCGTACCTCGTATCCTCCGCGGATATGGAGGAAAACGGGTACAGCACGGACGTCTACTTTGTCGATCATCAGGACAGCCGTGGCAGCATCCGCCTGACCGAATCAGGCAAGGTGAAGAGCTTCGCCTGGATTTCGCGCGAACTGCTTGCGTTTACCGAATACGAAAAGCCCACAGACGACGCGCCGGACGGCCGTACGCGCGTCTACACGGCCAACATCTTCGGAAATCTTCGGGAGGAGCGCTGCGCCTTTACGGGGCTGATGACCCTGGAGGGCGTGCTCGCAGGCGAAAAGCTGGTGCTCAGCCGCGTGGACAACATCGTCCATGAAAAGGAGCTGGAGGGGCTTTCGGGCGAGGCGTACGCTGCCCGGCGCGCGATGCTGAAGGAAAAAGAAGAGATCGCGACGGTGTTCGACGAATATCCCTTCTGGTTTAACGGACGCGGCGTCATCAACAAGACGCGTAAAGCCGTGTATACCTGCGGGCTGAACGGGGAGGACCTGACGCGCGTTACGCCCTTCGGCTTTCGCACGGAATACCTCTTCGCCGAGGGGAATCGGATCGTCTACAACGGCTGCCAGGTGGAGCCGGTGGAGAACTATCTCACGGGCGCCTACGTCTACGACGCCGCGAACAGCACCACCACCTGCGTGCAGGAGGAGGGCGTCTGCCATATCTACGGCGTAACGCTGTGGAACGGGGACGCGGTGATCGTCTCCTCGAAGATGGACCATTACAGCGTGTCACAGTGCCCTGACCTGACGGTGATCGATCCCGCGAGCGGCGCGCGCACCGTGCTTTGCGACTATGCGCGCGAGATCAACGTGGGCAATCCCGTGGGCAGCGATTGCCGCCTGGGCGGCGGCTACGACCTGCGGGCGTCGGGCGACTGGCTCTATTTTATCATGGGGGTCGCGGACGCCTCACACCTGTACCGCATCGACCGTGCGGGCCATCTGGAGCCTGTGCTGGAGAAGGACGGCTCGGTAGACTGCTTCGACGTGGCGCAGGAGCGCATCTGTCTGGTCGCCATGCACGACATGCGGCTGCAGGAGCTGTACTGCATGAAGGCGGGCGAGGGCAAGGCCGCGCGCTGCACCAGCTGGAACGACGACTTTTACCTCAGCAGGCCGCCCGTCGTGCCTGAAAAGCTGAACTTCGTCAATGCGGACGGCGTTGAAATCCATGGCTTCGTTCTGAAGCCCGTGGGCTACCGCTCCGACCGCAAGTATCCGGCCATACTGGACATCCACGGCGGCCCGCACCTCAGCTACGGCGCGGTCTACTACCACGAGATGCAGTATTGGGCCTATCGCGGCTATTTCGTGATCTACTGCAACCCCAGGGGCGGCGAGGGGCGCGGCAACGAGTTCGGCATGCTCAGCGGCCGCTTCGGCACCATCGACTACGACGACCTGATAGCCTTCTGCGACCAGGCGCTGGCGGCTTACCCGGCCATGGATGCGGCGCGGATGGGCGTCACGGGCGGCAGCTACGGCGGATTCATGACGAACTGGATCATCGGCCACACAGGGCGCTTTGCGGCGGCGGTCTCCCAGCGCAGCATCTCCAACTTCGTCAGCATGGAGGGCACGAGCGACATCGGCACGCTGTTCGCGCAGGGCCAGGTGATGGCGACCACGCACACGAATGTGGAGAAGATGTGGATGCATTCACCGCTCAAATACGCGGACAAGTGCACCACGCCCACGCTCTTCATTCACGCGGAGCAGGACTACCGCTGCTGGATGGTCGAGGCGCTGCAAATGTACACCACGCTCATCAACAACGGCGTGCGCACGCGGCTGTGCCTGTTTCACAACGAGAACCACGAGCTGAGCCGCGGAGGCCGTCCCAAGGGACGGATTCGCAGGCTGAGCGAGATCACCGACTGGATGGACACGTTTTTGAAGCCCGCCGACAGGTGA
- a CDS encoding amidohydrolase family protein, with the protein MLLIKGGYVKPITGEDMEDGEVLVDGGKIVAVGRGLDVPAGTEVFDASGCLVTPGLIDAHCHIGMHEEGIRWEGNDTNEYSSPVTPELRAIDGINPRDEAFALALAGGVTTAVTGPGSANVLGGTFCALKLYGDCVDDMVIRDPVAMKIAFGENPKGCYGNDGKKRPVTRMAVAAILRETLTKAKRYEEEIAAAEMDPSKRRPFDMQMEALLPVLRREIPLKAHAHRADDILTALRIAREFDIDITLDHVTEGHLIAGRLAKENRPVLVGPSFGSKSKFELREKTFETPGILHRAGLEICIITDAPVIPLYYLPLCAGLAVREGLDEAEAWRAITINPARVAGIEARVGSLEPGKDADIAVFRGDPLREICARARQVFVGGQPVLTVG; encoded by the coding sequence ATGCTGCTGATCAAGGGAGGCTACGTGAAGCCCATCACCGGGGAGGATATGGAAGACGGCGAGGTGCTGGTGGACGGCGGCAAGATCGTCGCGGTCGGAAGAGGGCTGGATGTCCCGGCGGGCACGGAGGTTTTCGACGCCTCCGGCTGCCTCGTCACCCCCGGCCTCATCGACGCGCACTGCCACATCGGCATGCACGAGGAGGGGATTCGCTGGGAGGGCAACGACACCAACGAATACTCAAGCCCCGTGACGCCGGAGCTCCGCGCAATCGACGGCATCAACCCGCGCGACGAAGCGTTCGCGCTCGCGCTCGCGGGCGGCGTGACCACGGCCGTCACGGGCCCCGGATCGGCCAACGTGCTGGGCGGCACGTTCTGCGCGCTCAAGCTGTACGGCGACTGCGTGGACGACATGGTGATCCGGGATCCCGTCGCGATGAAGATCGCCTTTGGCGAAAACCCGAAGGGCTGCTACGGAAACGACGGCAAGAAGCGCCCCGTGACGCGCATGGCCGTGGCCGCAATCCTGCGGGAAACGCTGACGAAGGCCAAGCGCTACGAAGAAGAAATCGCCGCGGCGGAGATGGATCCGTCCAAGCGCAGGCCGTTTGACATGCAGATGGAGGCGCTGCTGCCGGTGCTCCGCAGGGAAATTCCGCTCAAAGCGCACGCGCACCGCGCGGACGACATTCTGACCGCGCTGCGCATTGCGCGGGAGTTTGACATCGACATCACGCTGGATCACGTGACGGAGGGACACCTCATCGCGGGCAGGCTCGCGAAGGAGAACCGTCCCGTGCTCGTCGGCCCCTCCTTTGGATCCAAGAGCAAGTTTGAGCTGCGGGAAAAGACGTTTGAGACGCCCGGCATCCTGCACAGGGCGGGCCTTGAAATCTGCATCATCACGGACGCGCCCGTAATTCCGCTCTACTACCTGCCGCTGTGCGCGGGCCTTGCGGTACGGGAGGGGCTGGATGAGGCGGAGGCCTGGCGCGCGATCACGATCAATCCTGCGCGCGTGGCGGGCATCGAGGCGCGTGTGGGCTCTTTGGAGCCCGGCAAGGACGCGGACATCGCCGTGTTCCGGGGCGATCCGCTGCGCGAAATCTGCGCGCGGGCCAGGCAGGTTTTCGTGGGCGGGCAGCCGGTTCTGACCGTCGGGTGA
- a CDS encoding WYL domain-containing protein, with translation MKTDRLLGITVYLLRHGLTSANALAERFEVSLRTIQRDAESLSRAGIPIYSRPGAGGGYGIMEEYRLEHIAASAADVALIQTALEGLHSAHPNARVRTALEKVSLLSREPDQTLMLDFGVLHENGELCERMSLLEEAIAGKRTVSFDYTDARGVESARRAEPVSLVYRWYAWYLLAYAPERADYRTFKLARMRGLRALTERSAHVHPPVRELLARGEAGRTYIDAEIRCEGRVRAKAMEYLRGRIVAEEEDGACRMRLHLPEDELVWFGVLLALGDGVRVIAPKALRERVAQKGREILKACGE, from the coding sequence ATGAAGACGGATCGCCTGCTCGGCATTACGGTATACCTCTTGCGCCATGGCCTGACGAGCGCCAACGCGCTGGCGGAGCGGTTCGAGGTATCGCTCCGCACGATTCAGCGGGACGCGGAATCGCTTTCGCGCGCGGGCATTCCCATCTATTCGCGCCCCGGCGCAGGCGGCGGCTACGGCATCATGGAGGAATACCGCCTTGAGCACATCGCTGCCAGCGCTGCGGACGTCGCGCTCATCCAAACGGCGCTGGAGGGATTGCACAGCGCGCACCCAAACGCGCGGGTGCGCACGGCGCTGGAAAAGGTGTCCCTGCTTTCGCGGGAGCCGGATCAGACGCTAATGCTGGACTTTGGCGTGCTGCACGAGAACGGCGAGCTGTGCGAGCGGATGTCGCTGCTCGAAGAGGCGATCGCGGGGAAACGCACTGTTTCGTTTGACTATACCGACGCGCGGGGCGTGGAGAGCGCGCGCAGGGCGGAACCCGTATCGCTCGTGTATCGCTGGTACGCGTGGTATCTGCTGGCTTACGCCCCGGAGCGCGCGGATTACCGCACGTTCAAGCTGGCGCGCATGCGCGGCCTGAGGGCGCTGACGGAGCGTTCGGCGCATGTACATCCGCCGGTGCGCGAGCTGCTGGCGCGCGGGGAGGCAGGGCGAACGTACATCGACGCGGAAATTCGCTGTGAAGGGCGCGTGCGTGCAAAGGCGATGGAATACCTGCGCGGCCGGATCGTCGCGGAGGAGGAGGACGGCGCGTGCCGCATGCGCCTGCACCTGCCGGAGGACGAGCTGGTATGGTTTGGCGTGCTGCTCGCACTGGGGGATGGCGTGCGCGTGATCGCGCCCAAAGCGCTGCGGGAACGGGTGGCGCAAAAGGGAAGGGAAATCTTGAAGGCCTGCGGGGAATGA
- a CDS encoding GNAT family N-acetyltransferase, producing the protein MKNPYASCRDYETPRLRLRRVCIEDAPALLACYGDRRAVALMNADDCTSDFLYRTQAEMEACIAFWMAECEQGAYVRLTVLDRETSEAVGTVEVFGGESGVLRIDLRRDYERRDVVAEILELAKSRFLDDFDACRLLTKAVPAAKERRAALRASGFREIESFKGYGDYFAFGTDVQKGMAFCGLCCFLCDENAACGGCKTEGCKDGASCAIRACCLARGLDGCWACAEFPCGEPMLGKMRVRAFCRFARERGERALIGCLARGARHGVRYHEMGKLTGDYDACADEQAVFRLLEEPDEARRDR; encoded by the coding sequence ATGAAAAATCCCTATGCGAGCTGCCGAGATTACGAGACGCCCCGGCTGCGGCTGCGCCGGGTGTGCATTGAGGATGCGCCCGCGCTGCTCGCCTGCTATGGCGACAGGCGGGCGGTTGCGCTGATGAACGCGGACGACTGCACGAGCGATTTTTTGTATCGGACACAGGCAGAGATGGAAGCGTGCATCGCGTTTTGGATGGCGGAGTGCGAACAGGGCGCCTATGTGCGGCTGACTGTGCTGGATCGGGAGACGTCCGAAGCCGTCGGCACGGTCGAGGTTTTCGGCGGGGAGAGCGGCGTGCTGCGCATCGACCTTCGGCGGGATTACGAGCGGCGGGACGTCGTCGCGGAGATCTTGGAGCTGGCAAAGTCGCGCTTCCTGGACGACTTTGACGCATGCAGGCTGCTGACAAAGGCCGTGCCCGCGGCGAAGGAGCGCCGCGCTGCGCTCCGCGCCAGCGGTTTTCGGGAGATTGAGTCGTTTAAGGGCTACGGCGATTACTTTGCCTTCGGAACGGACGTTCAAAAGGGCATGGCCTTTTGCGGCCTCTGCTGCTTTCTGTGCGACGAAAATGCCGCTTGCGGGGGCTGCAAGACCGAGGGGTGCAAGGACGGGGCGTCTTGCGCGATTCGCGCGTGCTGCCTTGCGCGCGGGCTGGACGGCTGCTGGGCGTGCGCAGAATTCCCCTGCGGCGAGCCGATGCTTGGGAAGATGCGGGTGCGCGCCTTTTGCCGGTTTGCACGGGAACGGGGCGAGCGGGCGCTGATCGGCTGCCTTGCGCGGGGCGCGCGCCATGGCGTTCGCTATCACGAGATGGGAAAGCTGACCGGCGATTACGACGCATGCGCGGACGAGCAGGCGGTCTTCCGCCTTCTGGAAGAGCCGGACGAGGCCCGGAGGGATCGATAA
- a CDS encoding DUF1622 domain-containing protein, with the protein MEWMEQLEFYFNAGITLTIHLLELMGVIIIIIGAVRDFFCFFAGRGSNIRLDLAQSMALGLEFKLGGEILRTVIARDWNEILIVGAIIALRSALNFLIHWEIRHIQHDDEILHDTVLHDAPKDAAKE; encoded by the coding sequence ATGGAGTGGATGGAACAACTGGAATTTTACTTTAACGCCGGCATAACGCTTACGATTCACCTGCTCGAGCTGATGGGCGTCATCATCATCATCATCGGCGCAGTGCGCGACTTTTTCTGCTTTTTTGCCGGCCGCGGCTCCAACATCCGTCTGGATCTCGCACAGTCCATGGCGCTCGGCCTGGAATTCAAGCTGGGCGGCGAAATCCTGCGCACCGTCATCGCGCGCGACTGGAACGAAATCCTCATCGTCGGCGCCATTATCGCCCTTCGCAGCGCGCTGAACTTCCTGATCCACTGGGAAATCCGCCACATCCAGCACGACGACGAAATCCTGCACGATACCGTGCTGCACGACGCGCCCAAGGACGCCGCCAAGGAATAA
- a CDS encoding DegV family protein, with amino-acid sequence MPKIAVLTDSACDLPEEMRKENDIDIMNFKIALDGNAYTERVDFTPLEYCEMLRGAQGMPTTSQVTAYEFLEKFKAYDDAGVEQVLYVSINGTGSATNASAHQAAEQFREERSQSGMEIFIVDSHCYSMAYGYPVAEAARALRAGTPMQTVVDKLDDAFSRMEILLTAYTLKVIRKSGRISAAAAIAGELLGLHPIFTLIDGVSEVVKKVRGEKAVVVNMASQMKARIAEGSPYGIAVTDERYSEAYAAACEKAIGYPPVGVFQLGAAICSNTGPEAVGLIYMGQKRDR; translated from the coding sequence ATGCCCAAGATCGCAGTTTTGACTGATTCAGCCTGCGACCTGCCGGAGGAGATGCGAAAAGAAAACGACATCGATATCATGAACTTTAAGATTGCGCTCGACGGCAACGCCTACACGGAGCGTGTGGATTTTACCCCGCTTGAATACTGCGAAATGCTGCGCGGCGCTCAGGGGATGCCGACGACCTCGCAGGTTACGGCCTACGAGTTCCTCGAAAAGTTCAAGGCGTACGACGACGCGGGCGTAGAGCAGGTGCTGTACGTCAGCATCAACGGCACGGGCTCTGCGACGAACGCGTCCGCGCATCAGGCGGCGGAGCAGTTCCGGGAGGAGCGTTCGCAGAGCGGGATGGAGATCTTCATCGTGGACAGCCATTGCTACTCCATGGCCTACGGTTATCCCGTCGCCGAGGCGGCCAGGGCGCTGCGTGCGGGCACACCCATGCAGACGGTGGTGGACAAGCTGGACGACGCGTTTTCCCGCATGGAAATTCTGCTGACCGCGTATACGCTGAAGGTAATTCGCAAGTCCGGGCGCATCTCGGCGGCGGCGGCCATTGCGGGCGAGCTGCTGGGGCTGCACCCGATCTTCACGCTTATCGACGGCGTATCCGAGGTCGTCAAGAAGGTGCGCGGGGAAAAGGCGGTCGTCGTGAACATGGCGTCGCAAATGAAAGCGCGCATCGCAGAGGGCAGCCCGTACGGCATCGCCGTGACGGACGAGCGCTACAGCGAAGCCTACGCGGCGGCGTGTGAAAAGGCCATCGGCTATCCGCCGGTCGGCGTGTTCCAGCTCGGCGCGGCGATTTGCTCCAACACGGGCCCCGAGGCGGTCGGCCTCATCTACATGGGACAAAAGAGAGACAGATAA
- a CDS encoding FAD-dependent protein, protein MIRIANVKVPLDYTEEALLKSAAKKLSIAQSAVVSVRVSKKSVDARDKRDVHFVLSLDVSLRDDEQKVFSRLPSGTQASLLQREAAPQSPRLQSVPRLRPVVVGTGPAGLFAALTLAQAGARPLVLERGEDVQARTRRVQAFFDGGAFSPRCNVQFGEGGAGTFSDGKLTTGVKDPRCRAVLETFAAHGAPEEILYQQKPHIGTDHLAVVVRRMREHIVRLGGEVRFSARLCALHTESGRVTGAAYASEDGLHEVETDSVVLAIGHSARDTFEMLYDLGVPMQQKPFSLGARIEHPQSLIDRSQYGAFAGHPALGAADYKLAVHLPSGRDVYTFCMCPGGVVVAAASEEGSVVTNGMSAFARDGENANSALLVGVSPADFPSEHPLAGMHLQREWERRAFVAGGGDYHAPAQLVGDFLAGRESRVLGSVRATYRPGVTPGTLCECLPAFVTQAMREAIPLLDRRLRGFALPDAVLTGPETRSSSPVRILRGEDGQSVGLRGLFPAGEGAGYAGGITSAGADGIRIAEKVIASYSG, encoded by the coding sequence ATGATCCGAATCGCCAACGTCAAGGTTCCGCTGGACTACACCGAAGAAGCGCTGCTCAAGAGCGCGGCGAAAAAGCTGTCCATAGCGCAGAGCGCCGTCGTCTCCGTCCGCGTCAGCAAAAAGAGCGTGGACGCGCGGGATAAGCGCGACGTACACTTCGTCCTCTCGCTCGACGTCTCGCTGCGCGACGACGAACAGAAGGTTTTCTCCCGCCTGCCTTCCGGCACGCAGGCCAGCCTTTTGCAGCGCGAGGCGGCGCCTCAGTCCCCGCGCCTCCAAAGCGTTCCCCGGCTTCGGCCCGTCGTCGTGGGCACGGGCCCCGCAGGGCTCTTCGCTGCCCTGACGCTCGCGCAGGCGGGCGCGCGCCCGCTCGTGCTCGAGCGGGGCGAAGACGTGCAGGCGCGCACGCGGCGCGTCCAGGCGTTCTTTGACGGCGGCGCATTTTCCCCGCGCTGCAACGTGCAGTTCGGCGAGGGCGGCGCGGGCACGTTCTCGGACGGGAAGCTCACGACCGGCGTCAAGGACCCGCGCTGCCGCGCGGTGCTGGAAACCTTCGCGGCCCACGGCGCGCCGGAGGAAATCCTTTATCAGCAAAAGCCGCACATCGGAACCGACCATCTGGCGGTGGTCGTGCGTCGCATGCGGGAACACATCGTCCGTCTTGGCGGCGAGGTTCGGTTTTCCGCACGCCTGTGCGCGCTGCACACGGAGAGCGGACGCGTGACCGGCGCCGCCTACGCGTCGGAGGACGGCCTGCACGAAGTCGAGACGGACAGCGTCGTGCTCGCCATCGGCCATAGCGCGCGCGACACGTTCGAGATGCTCTACGACCTGGGCGTCCCGATGCAGCAAAAGCCCTTTTCCCTCGGCGCGCGCATCGAGCACCCGCAATCGCTCATCGACCGTTCGCAGTACGGCGCCTTTGCCGGGCACCCCGCGCTCGGGGCCGCGGACTACAAGCTGGCTGTACACCTGCCCTCCGGCCGCGACGTGTACACGTTCTGCATGTGCCCCGGCGGCGTGGTCGTCGCCGCCGCGAGCGAGGAGGGCAGCGTCGTCACCAACGGCATGAGCGCCTTTGCGCGCGACGGCGAAAACGCAAACAGCGCGCTGCTGGTGGGCGTGTCGCCCGCGGACTTTCCCTCCGAACACCCGCTTGCGGGCATGCATCTGCAAAGAGAATGGGAGCGCCGCGCGTTCGTCGCGGGCGGCGGAGACTACCACGCGCCCGCCCAGCTGGTGGGCGACTTCCTCGCGGGGCGCGAAAGCCGCGTGCTCGGCAGCGTCCGGGCGACCTACCGCCCCGGCGTCACGCCCGGCACGCTCTGCGAATGCCTCCCAGCCTTCGTCACGCAGGCAATGCGCGAGGCCATTCCCCTGCTCGACCGCCGTCTGCGCGGCTTTGCCCTGCCGGACGCGGTCCTGACGGGCCCCGAAACGCGTTCTTCCTCGCCCGTTCGCATCCTGCGCGGCGAGGACGGTCAGTCCGTTGGCCTGCGCGGGCTCTTCCCCGCCGGAGAAGGCGCGGGCTACGCCGGGGGCATCACCTCCGCAGGCGCGGACGGCATCCGCATCGCGGAAAAGGTGATCGCATCCTATAGCGGCTGA
- a CDS encoding aminoacetone oxidase family FAD-binding enzyme — MQNILILGGGASGLTAAVAAARAGARVTLLERGDRVGRKLLSTGNGRCNLTNTRLSPEDYNGDGELLHAVLEAVPLREVLAFFSSLGLMTRTEDEGRVYPRSGQAAAVLDVLRRAVSRLGVDVRTGVQADAVTPSRKGGFTVTSTDGQHFRADRVICACGGKAAPNLGTDGSAYALLTRLGHSVTPLFPALTQLRCRHRALRSLKGIRAQAEATLLSDGVPVAQEGGECLFTDYGLSGYPIFQLSGFAARLMGDGRDVRVHLNLLPELPAEARALFLGSRLSSWGEDTAATLFTGVLHRRLGEAVLSDASIPPDIPCASLSETQRLDLLRALFAMEFPVSGLQGFEQAQVTAGGIPADEIYPHSLESRLADGLYIIGETLDVDGRCGGYNLHFAWATGLIAGRCAARES, encoded by the coding sequence ATGCAGAATATCCTGATTTTAGGCGGTGGGGCCAGTGGCCTCACCGCCGCCGTCGCGGCAGCGCGCGCGGGCGCGCGGGTGACGCTGCTGGAGCGCGGCGACCGCGTGGGGCGAAAGCTCCTTTCCACCGGCAACGGGCGCTGCAACCTGACGAACACGCGGCTCTCGCCTGAGGACTACAACGGCGACGGCGAGCTGCTGCACGCCGTGCTGGAGGCCGTTCCCCTTCGGGAAGTGCTCGCTTTCTTTTCCTCCCTCGGCCTCATGACCCGCACGGAGGACGAGGGCCGGGTCTATCCCCGCAGCGGGCAGGCCGCCGCCGTGCTCGACGTGCTGCGCCGCGCCGTCTCACGCCTCGGCGTGGACGTGCGCACCGGCGTACAGGCAGACGCGGTCACGCCTTCCCGCAAGGGCGGTTTCACCGTCACCTCGACAGACGGCCAGCACTTCCGCGCCGATCGCGTGATCTGCGCCTGCGGCGGAAAGGCCGCGCCGAACCTCGGCACGGACGGCAGCGCCTACGCGCTGCTCACGAGACTTGGCCACAGCGTGACCCCGCTGTTCCCCGCACTCACGCAGCTTCGCTGCCGCCACCGGGCGCTGCGCAGCCTCAAAGGCATCCGCGCTCAGGCGGAGGCGACCCTGCTTTCGGACGGCGTGCCCGTCGCACAGGAAGGCGGAGAATGCCTCTTCACGGACTACGGCCTCTCCGGCTACCCCATCTTTCAGCTTTCCGGCTTTGCGGCGCGTCTGATGGGAGACGGACGGGACGTGCGCGTTCACCTCAACCTTCTGCCTGAACTGCCTGCAGAGGCCCGCGCGCTCTTTCTCGGCAGCCGACTCTCGTCCTGGGGAGAGGACACCGCCGCAACGCTCTTCACCGGCGTGCTGCACCGCCGTCTGGGCGAGGCCGTTCTTTCGGACGCCTCTATCCCGCCGGACATCCCCTGTGCCTCCCTCTCTGAAACGCAGCGCCTCGACCTGCTGCGCGCTCTGTTTGCGATGGAATTTCCCGTCAGCGGTCTGCAGGGCTTTGAACAAGCGCAGGTCACCGCGGGCGGCATCCCGGCCGACGAGATTTATCCCCATTCGCTCGAATCCCGCCTCGCAGACGGCCTCTACATCATCGGGGAGACGCTCGACGTGGACGGCCGCTGCGGCGGCTACAATCTGCATTTCGCGTGGGCGACCGGGCTGATCGCCGGGCGCTGCGCCGCGAGGGAATCCTAA